GATCCGGGCCACCGAGCGGACGGGCGCGCCGGCCGGTGCCGCTCGGCCGGGCCGGTCCGTTCAGCCGATCCGGGCCACCGCGCGGACGGGCGCGCCGTCAGCCGCGACCAGTCGCAGCGGGAAGAACGAGACCTCCACCGGCGCCCCGGCCGCCTGCGCCGCCAGCAGCGGCGCCAGGTCGGTGAGGTTCTCCGCGATCACCGCGCCGCCCTCGGCGCCGAGCAGCACCCGGTGCGCGGCGAGGCCGCCGGCCTCCTCCGGATGCCCGCCGTCGTGCTCGTCGGCGAGGTCGGCGAGCAGCGCCGCCACCGCCGGGTCCGCCGGGCCCGGGTCGGGCGTCCGGTCGATGCTGAGGGCGTCCACCCCGAGGGTCCGTACGCCGGCCGCGACCACGGCCTCGGCGGCGGCGGGCGTCAGATAGGGGTGCGCGAGGTAGTGGTCGGTGCCCCAGTGGCGGGGCCAGCCGGTGGCCAGCAGCAGGACGGCGCCGGGGGTGACCCGAGCCAGCGCGTCCGCGAGCAGGCCGGGGGTGACGGCGGTGCGCGGCTCCAGGCCGCGCAGGTCGGCGAGCACGGCCGGGCCGGTGAACAGGTCGAGCGGCAGCCCGTCCAGGGTCGGCCAGGTGACGTCCACGTGGTACGGCGCGTCCACATGGGTGCCGGACTGCGAGCCGAGGTGCAGCCCGAGGACGTTGACCCCGGCGGTGGCGGTGGTCAGGGCCGGCCGCAGCTCCACCTCCGGGTCGCCCGGGTAGACGGGCATGCCGGTGGTGAGCGGATGGGTGAGGTCGATCAGCGTCGGCGCCATGGCCCCATCCTCCCGTGCCCGGCGGGCCCGGCGGATCGAAACCTGTGCTGCGTATAGAAATGAGGTCATGAGCGCAGCGAAGTCAGCAGACGGTACGGCGGTCCGGCGGCCGTGGGTGGTGGGGGTCTCGGGAGCGTCGGGCACCCCGTACGCGGCATCGGTGATCCGGGGGCTGCTGGACGCGGGCGAGGCGGTGGACCTGGTGGTCAGCCGGGCGGCCCGGCTCACCATCCTGGACGAGACCGGCATCTCCTTCCGGGACGCGCACTGGCGGCAGGACCTGGCCCGCTGGCTGGGCTCGGACGAGGGCCTGGACGGCGTCCGGCACTGGGCGGCGGGGGACTTCGCGGCCGGCCCGTCCAGCGGCTCCTACCCGGCCAAGGGGATGCTGGTCGTCCCCGCGACGACCGGGGCGGTGGCGGGGATCGCGCTCGGCCTGAGCAAGGACCTGCTCCAACGGGCCGCCGCCGTCACCCTCAAGGAGCGCCGCCCGCTGGTGGTCTGCGTGCGCGAGGCACCGCTCGACGGGGTGACGCTGAAGCACCTGGTGGAGCTGGACGCGCAGGGCGCCGTGGTGCTGCCCGCCTCGCCCGGCTTCTACGCGGGTGGCTCCACGGTGCGCGAGCTGGTCGATTTCGTGGCCGGACGGGTGCTCGACGCGGCCGGCGTGCCGCACGGGATGTACCGGCGCTGGGAGGGCGAGTTGGGGGCGGCCGCCAGGGGAGCCGCAGGGGCGGCCGACACGGTGGAGTGAGCGGGCCTCGACCGGGAGAGTATGTTCTTTGCGATATCCGGGTTGGTCTGCCCATGGCACCTTTGATTCCGGATAATGATCTGTGGGTCTGGTGAGGTTCGGAAGGACGCGGACGGTATATGGACACGGTGGACAGACAGCTCATCCAGGCGCTGCGGGAGAACGGCCGCGCGTCGTACGCCGAGCTGGGCCGGCTGGTCGGCCTGTCCGGCCCGAGCGTGACGGACCGGATCAACCGTCTGGAGCAGGCCGGCGTCATCACCGGGTACCGCGCGACGGTCAACCCGGCCTCGCTCGGCTTCGGTGTCACGGCCCTGATCGGCCTTCAGCTCACCGACGCGGCCGACCACGAGGACGTCGCGCACCGGCTGAAGGAGCTCGGCGAGGTCGAGGACTGCTGGTTCATCGCCGGCGACGACTCGTACATGCTCAAGGTCCGGGTCTCCAACGTGGAGGGCCTGGAATCCGTGGTGAAGCGGCTGTCCGGCACCAAGGGCGTGGCGCGCACCCGGACGACCGTCGTGCTCTCCACCAAGTGGGAGAACCGGGTCAGCGAACTTCCCCTGGACGAGACGGAGTAGAGCGATGGCACTGGTCGGCCTGGAGGAGCTGCGCGCGGCGCAGCGGCGGATCGAGGGCGTGGCCGTCCGCACACCCCTGATGCCCTGCCCCTGGGCCGACCGGGGGCCGGAGGGCGGGGCGGGCGAGCGTCGGCTCTGGCTGAAACCGGAGAACCTCCAGCCGACCGGTGCCTTCAAGATCCGCGGCGCGTACAACCGGCTGGCCGCGCTGAGCGAGGCCGAGCGGGCTCGCGGGGTGGTCGCCCAGTCCAGCGGCAACCACGCGCAGGCGGTGGCGTACGCGGCCCGGCTGCTCGGCCTGAAGGCCGTGATCGTGATGCCGGACACCTCGCCCGCGGTGAAGGTGGCAAGCACCCGCTCGTTCGGCGCCGAGGTGGTGCTGGTCCCGCCGGAGGAGCGCGACACGCTGCCCGCCGAGCTGGCGGAACGGCACGGCTACGTCTGGGTGCCGCCGTACGACGACCCGTGGATCATCGCGGGCCAGGGCACGGTGGGCCTGGAGATCGGCGAGGACGCCCCGGACGAGCTGGACACCGTCCTGGTGCCGGTCAGCGGCGGCGGCCTGATCTCCGGCACGGCGGCGGCGCTCAAGCTGAGCTGCCCGGGCGTCCGGGTGATCGGCGTCGAACCGGAACTGGCCGCCGACGCCCAGGAGAGCCTGCGCACCGGCCGGCGCACCAGCTGGCCGGTGGCCGACACCTACCGGACCGTCGCCGACGGGCTGCGCACCCCCTCGGTGGGGGAGCTGCCCTTCGAGCACCTCCAGGCGTACGTCGACGACATCGTGACCGTCACCGAGGCGGAGATCCGCGACACCGTCGCCCTGCTGGCCCGCAGTGGCCGGCTGGTGGCGGAGCCGTCCGGCGCGGTGGCCCCGGCGGCCTACTTCCACCGGTCGGCCGAACTCGGCGGCCGGGTCTTCGCCGCCGT
The sequence above is a segment of the Kitasatospora sp. NBC_00240 genome. Coding sequences within it:
- a CDS encoding cyclase family protein, translated to MAPTLIDLTHPLTTGMPVYPGDPEVELRPALTTATAGVNVLGLHLGSQSGTHVDAPYHVDVTWPTLDGLPLDLFTGPAVLADLRGLEPRTAVTPGLLADALARVTPGAVLLLATGWPRHWGTDHYLAHPYLTPAAAEAVVAAGVRTLGVDALSIDRTPDPGPADPAVAALLADLADEHDGGHPEEAGGLAAHRVLLGAEGGAVIAENLTDLAPLLAAQAAGAPVEVSFFPLRLVAADGAPVRAVARIG
- a CDS encoding UbiX family flavin prenyltransferase, with amino-acid sequence MSAAKSADGTAVRRPWVVGVSGASGTPYAASVIRGLLDAGEAVDLVVSRAARLTILDETGISFRDAHWRQDLARWLGSDEGLDGVRHWAAGDFAAGPSSGSYPAKGMLVVPATTGAVAGIALGLSKDLLQRAAAVTLKERRPLVVCVREAPLDGVTLKHLVELDAQGAVVLPASPGFYAGGSTVRELVDFVAGRVLDAAGVPHGMYRRWEGELGAAARGAAGAADTVE
- a CDS encoding Lrp/AsnC family transcriptional regulator, translating into MDTVDRQLIQALRENGRASYAELGRLVGLSGPSVTDRINRLEQAGVITGYRATVNPASLGFGVTALIGLQLTDAADHEDVAHRLKELGEVEDCWFIAGDDSYMLKVRVSNVEGLESVVKRLSGTKGVARTRTTVVLSTKWENRVSELPLDETE
- a CDS encoding threonine/serine dehydratase, whose translation is MALVGLEELRAAQRRIEGVAVRTPLMPCPWADRGPEGGAGERRLWLKPENLQPTGAFKIRGAYNRLAALSEAERARGVVAQSSGNHAQAVAYAARLLGLKAVIVMPDTSPAVKVASTRSFGAEVVLVPPEERDTLPAELAERHGYVWVPPYDDPWIIAGQGTVGLEIGEDAPDELDTVLVPVSGGGLISGTAAALKLSCPGVRVIGVEPELAADAQESLRTGRRTSWPVADTYRTVADGLRTPSVGELPFEHLQAYVDDIVTVTEAEIRDTVALLARSGRLVAEPSGAVAPAAYFHRSAELGGRVFAAVVSGGNIDPGLLAELLATGA